One window of the Aquila chrysaetos chrysaetos chromosome 8, bAquChr1.4, whole genome shotgun sequence genome contains the following:
- the PLAGL1 gene encoding zinc finger protein PLAGL1 isoform X2, with amino-acid sequence MMFVRLARNQEEQTLVAYQHCGEVYFTTVKPIEPHTELKVWYAADYAKFMEASAVFIKEESDVCPLPPVEKEPVDPWICSSCRSTFATFALLESHQCIPKDRVLTTRFRPPNKLGPVKAKSKLKGKLRGAALGKSIAQCFGTISCSSAAKLSCASSGSTCDALVRFIPKWRNGRSSLLKGREVKQPDSYPCRLCGKIFDSIDKLTVHTYAHKGERPYKCSQHGCTKAFISKYKLLRHSATHSPQKSHQCGYCEKTFHRKDHLKNHLQTHDPNKMAFKCEECGKKYNTKLGYKRHLALHAATSGDLTCRVCAQEFGGTEVLLEHLKSHAGKPTGNTKEKKHKCDHCERHFYTRKDVRRHMVVHTGCKDFLCQFCAQRFGRKDHLTRHTRKTHPQELLKSRLQNGDSVGLLDQLFPFRLKEDASILSPFPERVSVQNGILNTSESEEYNCSHLHSQPSLQTAPPLEPSPHLQRMGCADSLPAVHPTPCSTAVPASLNLHQPNKYDPSSTSFAAGSLKNLPIKVDVKGYNVHLLEDLPLPEPQSLHKISLEEASSGPVGDNNKYPVHKETDAAAETTSLPFMDLTHVMSFWQLPPGDNQNTTGDITAAFGPEEPSHRLNGLGQQQGLQLATGGMVINQLHHLPRSFPSTTNSVTLPHFHHAFK; translated from the exons TACTTCACAACTGTTAAG CCAATTGAACCACACACAGAATTGAAAGTATGGTATGCTGCCGATTATGCCAAATTTATGGAAGCTTCTGCAGTCTTCATTAAAGAAGAATCTGATGTCTGTCCTTTGCCTCCAGTAGAA AAAGAGCCTGTAGACCCTTGGATATGCTCCAGCTGTAGAAGCACTTTTGCAACTTTTGCTCTGCTGGAATCTCACCAGTGCATCCCTAAAGACCGAGTCCTTACCACCAGGTTCAGACCACCAAATAAATTGGGACCCgtaaaagcaaaaagcaaactcAAAGGGAAACTGAGAGGAGCGGCATTAGGCAAAAGCATTGCTCAGTGCTTCGGGACCATTTCCTGTTCCTCTGCTGCAAAGCTTAGCTGTGCCAGCTCAGGAAGCACTTGTGATGCTCTTGTGAGGTTTATACCTAAATGGAGAAACGGCCGGTCGTCACTGTTGAAGGGAAGAGAAGTGAAGCAGCCAGACAGTTACCCTTGCCGACTCTGTGGGAAGATATTTGATTCCATTGACAAGCTCACAGTCCACACTTACGCCCACAAAGGGGAGCGCCCCTACAAGTGTTCACAGCACGGATGCACAAAAGCCTTCATTTCCAAATATAAACTGCTCAG gCACTCAGCCACTCATTCTCCACAGAAATCTCACCAGTGTGGCTACTGTGAAAAGACCTTTCATAGGAAAGACCATCTAAAGAATCACCTTCAGACTCATGACCCTAACAAGATGGCCTTCAAGTGTGAAGAGTGTGGCAAGAAGTACAACACCAAGCTAGGCTATAAGAGACACTTGGCTCTTCATGCAGCCACCAGTGGGGACCTTACCTGTAGGGTATGTGCCCAGGAGTTTGGCGGTACTGAAGTTTTGTTGGAACACCTCAAAAGCCATGCAGGGAAACCAACTGGCAAtaccaaggaaaagaaacataagTGTGATCACTGTGAGCGTCACTTCTATACCCGTAAAGATGTGCGGCGTCACATGGTAGTTCACACAGGCTGCAAAGACTTTCTATGCCAGTTTTGTGCGCAGAGGTTTGGGCGGAAGGACCACTTGACTCGCCATACTAGGAAGACTCATCCACAAGAACTGCTGAAGAGCAGGTTGCAGAACGGTGACTCAGTGGGTCTCCTTGACCAGCTTTTTCCATTCAGACTGAAGGAAGATGCCAGCATACTGTCCCCTTTTCCTGAAAGGGTTTCTGTGCAGAATGGGATTTTGAATACTTCAGAATCAGAGGAATACAACTGTTCACATCTTCATTCCCAGCCAAGCTTACAAACTGCTCCTCCTCTTGAACCTTCTCCTCATTTGCAAAGGATGGGCTGTGCAGACAGCCTTCCAGCTGTCCATCCCACACCATGCTCAACAGCTGTTCCTGCCAGCCTGAACCTTCATCAGCCTAATAAATACGACCCTAGTTCTACCTCATTTGCAGCAGGATCCCTCAAAAATCTACCGATAAAAGTGGATGTTAAAGGTTACAATGTGCATCTTCTTGAGGACCTGCCATTACCAGAACCTCAATCTCTCCACAAAATCAGTCTGGAAGAAGCTTCCTCAGGGCCTGTAGGGGATAATAACAAGTACCCAGTGCACAAGGAGACAGACGCAGCAGCTGAAACTACGAGCCTGCCTTTCATGGATCTCACTCATGTGATGAGTTTCTGGCAGCTCCCACCAGGTGACAACCAGAACACTACTGGGGACATCACAGCGGCATTTGGACCAGAGGAACCATCACACAGGCTGAATGGCCTTGGCCAACAGCAAGGTCTTCAGCTAGCAACTGGTGGGATGGTCATAAACCAGCTGCATCATCTTCCTCGCTCCTTTCCATCCACTACAAATTCTGTAACGTTGCCTCATTTTCACCATGCCTTCAAATAA